From Montipora foliosa isolate CH-2021 chromosome 6, ASM3666993v2, whole genome shotgun sequence, a single genomic window includes:
- the LOC138008697 gene encoding uncharacterized protein, with product MPKSKWRKRIRCHNFSSNVPEWKRYTECAKIIVGRILLEFFPKFKFLKAVIPDHISHDYSLQMSEKSTIVSLPIINANESKYDDCVNILRTYEKWIAEIYIQAGLLDEMPHTDNPPIPEGPAAPGQTNAHTQDTQDDPMRDMKIAFAGDQLTRVRFAGAKDLLSGSHTAADRFEHCSPFKPVMWHTKASLLQYSYSFLHKAESVNQVGTLKYFREKFNRRNATPSKVLDSYEGSEELFLSVGKAYIVTAALNFFGMSDLEERPSLHQFPENIARETLENKKKYFDDAFGKFIDKFLLQKVDVTDSCNEDDYVKNYALCFIFLAILVMQMKVTAAEGDGSRNLINQKLLLSVFKSMGAYSKYAIEMFVSIAQIECLLTPRLAEQFKWGFFVNWRGGAGRNIEDDLAQEISNRCSKSIVQRQGPNKTLNSISKVCKATTGIHQIVEEFDSSVGIHKTSVQHTTCDSLKDEKEMVSDLLRLNPFNHMPARFHDSFPDIKRSPLRYLNIVDFHQWLAKHLEELST from the exons Atgccgaaatcaaaatggcggaag AGAATACGCTGTCataatttttcttcaaatgtaCCTGAATGGAAAAGATATACAGAATGTGCCAAGATCATTGTTGGGCGAATTCTTCTTGAGTTCTTTCCCAAATTTAAGTTCTTGAAAGCTGTTATCCCTGACCACATTTCTCATGATTACAGCCTACAAATGTCAGAGAAGTCCACCATAGTAAGCCTGCCAATCATCAATGCAAATGAATCAAAGTATGATGATTGTGTTAACATTTTAAGAACTTATGAAAAGTGGATTGCTGAAATCTATATTCAAGCAGGTTTGCTAGATGAAATGCCACACACAGATAATCCACCAATTCCTGAAGGACCTGCAGCACCTGGACAGACCAATGCACACACACAAGACACCCAGGATGACCCAATGAGAGATATGAAGATTGCATTTGCAGGTGATCAGCTAACTCGTGTGAGATTTGCAGGTGCCAAAGATTTGCTGTCTGGTTCTCACACAGCGGCTGATCGTTTTGAACACTGCTCGCCCTTTAAGCCGGTTATGTGGCATACCAAAGCTTCCCTTTTACAGTATTCATACTCATTTCTTCACAAAGCAGAATCTGTCAATCAAGTTGGCACCTTAAAATACTTCAGGGAGAAATTCAACAGAAGGAATGCTACCCCTTCCAAAGTTCTTGACTCCTATGAAGGGAGCGAAGAGTTGTTCCTCAGTGTGGGGAAAGCTTACATTGTAACTGCTGCCCTGAATTTTTTTGGGATGTCAGACCTTGAGGAAAGGCCCTCATTACATCAATTCCCAGAAAACATTGCTCGTGAAACCTTAGAAAACAAGAAGAAGTACTTTGATGATGCTTTTGGCAAGttcattgacaagttccttTTACAGAAAGTAGATGTCACTGACAGTTGCAATGAGGATGATTATGTCAAGAATTATGccctttgtttcattttcttggctATTCTTGTCATGCAAATGAAGGTCACTGCAGCAGAGGGAGATGGTAGCAGAAATCTCATCAACCAGAAACTCTTGCTGTCAGTTTTCAAGTCGATGGGGGCTTACAGCAAATATGCCATTGAAATGTTTGTGAGTATAGCCCAAATCGAGTGCCTGCTAACTCCACGCCTGGCTGAGCAGTTTAAATGGGGATTTTTTGTAAATTGGAGGGGTGGTGCAGGACGAAATATTGAAGACGACCTGGCCCAAGAAATTTCAAACCGTTGCAGTAAAAGCATTGTCCAGAGGCAGGGGCCAAACAAAACCCTGAACTCCATCAGCAAGGTCTGCAAAGCAACTACTGGCATCCATCAGATTGTAGAGGAATTTGACTCTTCTGTGGGGATACACAAGACATCTGTGCAGCATACAACATGTGACTCACTTAAAGATGAGAAAGAAATGGTGTCTGACTTATTGCGATTGAATCCTTTCAATCATATGCCAGCAAGATTTCACGACAGTTTCCCTGACATTAAAAGGTCTCCTCTAAGGTATTTAAACATTGTTGACTTTCATCAGTGGCTAGCCAAACACTTGGAAGAATTATCAACTTAG